TATGTGTGGATTTAACACGTTTAATACCTGTTGAAATGATTTTGCTGCAGACGCATAATGTCATCTCAGATCGTGACTGAGCTTTCAGGTTTCGGCTTTCAGCTTTCAACGAAACACCTGGAATTGGCTGTTTTACAGCTGTCTAGCAGCTCGATGATGGATTCTGTTGGgttgtttgttgatttgtttccTTTCACTGTGTTGAAGTTCCTCAGAGCCCGTCGTCCATCCTGACCTGGCTGAAAAGGAGGGAGGGAACGGCTGCCGACCTCCTGGCAGACCTGAGCCAGGCGGAGGCCTCGGAGGAGCTGACAGTGGTCGGTTTTTTTAAGGTAAACTCCTTTTCTCTCACGTTCTTTCTCCATGTCTGCACCTGTGAAGActttgtgtgtgcatttgtgtagGAGCTGGACCAGGAGTGTGTGAAGCTGTTCTACTCTGCAGCGATGGAGCTTCCACATGTGAGCTTCGTTGTGACGCAGGACGAAGAAGCCATCAGTAAATATGATCTCCGACAAGACGCCGTCCTGCTGCTCAAGAAGGTGCTGGAACAGTTCATACTCAGGTTTACCAGGATGCAACGCTGCAATTTCACAATAAAGAACAAGAATTTACTGTAACATATGAAATTACTCATGAATCTTTTACATCAGTCATTTCTAGAAGACAGAAGGCAACACATTCAGATTCAGATAATGCCATTCAGACCATTCAAGACAATTCCGAGTTCTTTACAGGAACTTAAATTAATCTAAATCAAACATTAGAGGGGCATTGAATATTTAAGAAAGATAGCAAcaagagtaaaataaaaaaaaaaaatcttcagcaCATCCCTGAAAATAACTTTGAAATGCAGAATAAAATCAAAAGAATCTGCACATAACTAAAACGATAATTACACGATTACTACATTAATTCATAGGACGACTTCCACATAAGAATTTAGTTGAATACTTGCAAAGTAAGTCTTCATAAATTCTGCTAAAAATTAtatcaaataaaacaagaatgacAAGAAAACACgatgcatgttttattttattgacaaaaaacataaataatctGAGATATTCACATTTATATTAAAGATAAACTTTACAAAATTGAGACGTTGTCTCGGTTTGTTAACTTGCTGCCAGAAGGAAACCAGACATTCTGTGCAGCATTTTTAtaatatttctgtgtttgtgtttcggCTGCAGTCTAAACTCATCCAGACCTACAAAATGAGCCCCGACTCTTCTAAAGAGGAGCTGGTCGTCTTCATCACTGTTTACAGGATGGATCCAGTCACTGAATATAGCGGACAGGTAACGTCTATCCAACTTTCGCTGAGATGTTTTTGGCGCTTTATCAATAAGAGTTTAGTGGAAGGTGTTCCTAGTAGACGAAGCACACCCGGTCATCTATTAGTTATAGATGAGAGGAACTGTGGCCCTTTCCAGTATGATTTCAGAGTCTTTATTTATCTTTCAATTTGCCCTTATCTCCTTCTTGGCTCTTGCATTTTAGATTTTACCACTGAATGTCAAAAATGCTTTGATAGATTGACTGaacttccttaaaaaaaaacgaaaTCAGATTCCAGCatgtgactgaaaatgtttttccttcctCGATGCTCCTGCAGACAGCCTCTCAGATCTTATCCTCGCCTGTATCAAACCACGCGCTCCTCTTTGTCAACAAAAGCTCCGTCGACTACAAAGACATTTCGTCTGctttcagcagagctgcagaggcgTTCAGGCTGAAGGTACGCAACACAGGAAGTGAGAACCAGCAAACCAATTCTCACCATCATTCTCAATCCCAGAGACCTGGTCTTCACACATATTTTCATCCTGAGCTTCCAGTTCTTCGTGTCtgattgtgttttcatgtctgtgtCCAGATTTTGTTTGTGCTGGTTGACGTGGCCGAGCCTCGCAACGGCAGGATCATGGAGTACTTCCTGGTGCGAGACTTCGAGGCTCCTCTCATCCGAATCGTAAACCTCACTGATCATGTGACCTACCACCTGCCCTCCGAAACCCTCGACGAAGACACCATCAGACGCTTCTCCCAGTCGTACCTCGAGGGCAGAGCCAAGGTAGCTCACGCTCACGTCTTCTGTCAGGCGCAGGACGTTGGGATGTTCTAATGCGTTTGGTTCTCCTGACAGCCGAAGATGAAGAGTGAGCCGATTCCTGAGGGCTGGGAAGAAAAGCCTGTGAAGGAGCTGGTGGGAGCGACACTGGAGGAGGTGGCCTTCCACCCCAATAAAACCGTGTTTGTCCTGTTCTGTAAGTGAACAAACACAGGATTTTTTTTGAATCCACTCAAAGATTTAGTGTCTAGAAAAATTTCAGTTGCTGCGTTTAGGTTTCGGTTCAGTTTCAattcaaaactgaaatatttctcctggaaaaaaaaaaaaaacttccactaTCCTATCATCCAAAAGGTTAAAAATCCAGATGGCTGCAGGAGACTGTAGATTGGACCAGCTCCTCGGATCACTGGATAGATTGTTAtcggagcagagctg
The nucleotide sequence above comes from Salarias fasciatus chromosome 6, fSalaFa1.1, whole genome shotgun sequence. Encoded proteins:
- the LOC115389514 gene encoding protein disulfide-isomerase, coding for MDTDGFCCWNRKFYCSNLKLLDFFIQLDQQTDPSYHGEEEEDGILQLGKKTFERTLRKHTQLLVYFYTPLFAEGHRVLEAFEGAAAELQGSEVKLAVLDVTKEKELAEELNATDQLTIRLYLSGDKHEPVLCPVPQSPSSILTWLKRREGTAADLLADLSQAEASEELTVVGFFKELDQECVKLFYSAAMELPHVSFVVTQDEEAISKYDLRQDAVLLLKKSKLIQTYKMSPDSSKEELVVFITVYRMDPVTEYSGQTASQILSSPVSNHALLFVNKSSVDYKDISSAFSRAAEAFRLKILFVLVDVAEPRNGRIMEYFLVRDFEAPLIRIVNLTDHVTYHLPSETLDEDTIRRFSQSYLEGRAKPKMKSEPIPEGWEEKPVKELVGATLEEVAFHPNKTVFVLFYLPYSKASLALLPLWEDLAEAFTERDDVVIARIDASANEVNVSVQRAYPSLCLFPALYAERVVIYTGEKNLEDLVKFVHEEMETAKEYRVKEDEDRRRYAEALKAEEAKQANQSKNTRDEL